The proteins below are encoded in one region of Natranaerobius trueperi:
- a CDS encoding Fic family protein codes for MFKELEEKKQRLDEKRPLSKEKITQLKQYFDVEFTYNSNAIEGNTLSLRETKVILEDGITVGKGKSLREHLEVINHKEAIDYIENLIKENADISEKIIKEVHYLVLKGIDNENAGKYRTSNVLISGSDHKPPEHYLVPEKMEKLVSWYKNKKNELHTVDLATYFHHHLTYIHPFIDVNGRLARLLMNLLLLQDGYPLTVIKAEDRESYMEALEFASTEEDYSKLLEVIKKAINDSFETYFYVIGE; via the coding sequence ATGTTTAAAGAACTAGAAGAAAAGAAACAAAGGTTAGATGAAAAGAGACCACTTTCAAAAGAAAAAATAACCCAGCTTAAACAATACTTCGATGTTGAGTTCACCTACAATTCCAATGCAATTGAGGGTAACACGCTTTCTTTAAGAGAAACTAAAGTAATACTTGAAGATGGGATTACTGTAGGTAAAGGGAAAAGCCTAAGAGAGCACCTCGAAGTGATTAACCATAAAGAAGCAATAGACTATATTGAAAATCTAATTAAAGAAAATGCTGATATATCGGAGAAAATTATCAAAGAAGTACATTACCTGGTACTTAAGGGGATTGATAATGAAAATGCCGGTAAATATAGAACTTCTAATGTACTAATAAGCGGTAGTGATCATAAGCCACCAGAGCATTACTTAGTACCAGAAAAAATGGAAAAACTGGTGTCTTGGTATAAAAATAAAAAGAATGAGCTTCATACAGTTGATCTGGCTACTTATTTTCATCATCATTTAACTTATATTCACCCCTTTATTGACGTCAATGGCAGGCTTGCAAGGCTTTTAATGAATTTATTATTACTGCAAGACGGTTATCCTCTAACAGTGATTAAAGCAGAAGATAGAGAAAGCTATATGGAGGCACTTGAGTTTGCTAGCACAGAGGAGGACTACTCTAAACTCTTAGAAGTAATCAAAAAAGCTATTAATGACAGCTTTGAAACTTATTTTTATGTTATAGGTGAGTAA